A stretch of DNA from Brevibacterium ihuae:
GACGACCTCCCAGTCGAAGTCGGAGAAGTTCGTGGCCTTCGTCACCGCGCGCCGCACGACCGTCGCGATGTCGGCGGTGGAGAACCCGTGCATGTGGAGACCGCTGCCGTAGCGCTCGAGGGCGGCGTCGAGGCGCCGGACGAGGCTCGCGGAGTCGTCCCGCACCGAGGCGCCGACGAGGGAGGGGGCGAGGTCGAAGTACGCCTCCTCGGGCTCGAGGAAGAAGTCCCCGGAGATCGTCACCCCGGTGATCGTGCTCCCGTCCGTCTCGACATCAGCGACGACGAGCTTGCCGCCGGTGACCTTGTGCTCCGCATGGAGGTGCTCGACTGTCATGCCTCCACGCTACTCCCTGCGGCGCACCGCCGACGCGGGTGTGCGGGACGTCACTCGAGCTCCTGGCCGGTGGTCTCGTGCGTCGCGAACGCCATGACGAGGGCGGCGAGGACCACGAACGCACCGGTGATGACGAAGGTCCACGTGAGGCCCAGGTAGGGCCACATGAGGCTGCCGAAGACCACCGGCGCCACGCCGGTCGCCACACGCGAGGCGGCCGAGGCCCAGCCGAACCCGGAGCCGCGCAGACGGGTGGGGTAGAGCTCGGAGACGTAGGTGTAGAGCGCCGGGATCGCCATCTGGATGAAGAATCCGAAGGCGAGGATGGAGAACTTCGCCGCAGCGTTGAGCTCGGCGCCGGAGGAGTCGAGCGCGATTGCGAAGCCGACGAGGGCGACCGCCGCGATGGCCGAGGTCGTGCCGAGCATCCACTTGCGGCCGGTGAGCTCGACGAGGAGCGCGCACAGCACGACGCCCGCGATCCCGATCGCCGTCATCTGCCCGGTGACGATGAACGCCGCCTGGTCGCCGAGGCCCTGCTCGCGGAGGATCTTCGGCAGCCAGGTGAGCGCGGCGTAGTAGAGGACGAGCACCGCGACGAAGAGCAGCCAGGCGGTGAAGGTGATGCGGACGGAGTAGCGCCACAGCTCAGCGATCTGCCCGGTCAGGGCGGACACGCGGCCGAGGAATCCTCGCCGGCGGACACCGACCCCCGCCTCGACCGCGGTGGTGCCGGGGGTTCCGGAGGACGTCGCACTCGCGCCGGACCCCGCAGCGGCGGCCGCCGGTCCGAGGCCCTCGTAGTGCCATTCGGTGATGTCGGCGCCGGTGCGGGCGACGAGGCGGCGGAGGATCGCATCGGCCTTGTCGTACTGCCCCGCTGAGATGAGGTACATCGGCGATTCGGGGATGAAGATCCGCACGAACACGATGAGCAGGGCGGGCAGCACCATGACGAGCATGATGAGTCGCCAGTCGCCGAAGTCGAGCAGCCAGGCGGAGACGAAGGCGCACAGGGTGACGCCGATCGGCCACCACCCGTCCATCGCGGTGAGCACGCGGCCGCGGTGCTTGGCGGGGGTGAACTCGCCGACGAGGGCGTAGTCGACGGGGATGCAGCCGCCGAGGCCGAAGCCGGCGAAGAACCGGAAGATGCAGAACAGCAGGATGTTCGGGGCGAAGGCGCCGAGCACGGTGAACAGGGAGAACACGAGGAGGGTGAGGGTGAAGGCGGTCTTGCGGCCGACCCGGTCCGACATCCCGCCCCATACGACGGCGCCGGTGGCCATACCGATGAGGTTCGCGGTGGCGATCCAGGCGGCCTGGCCGAGCGTGAGGTCCCAGTGGTCGCTCAGCAGCGGGATGAGGAAGCCGTTGAGGGCGACGTCCCAGGCATCGAACATGAAGCCGAGGCCGCCGATGAGGAAGATCGCGCCCTGGGTGTTCCACTTCCAGGGCAGGACGGCGACGACTTCGTCGGCGCGCAGCGCGGCCTGGCGCGCGGGTGCATTGGTCTGAGGCATGGGGGTAGCGTACTCCCTTTTTAGCAGAAATGCGCAATAGGCTCGCGGGTCGGGCGCGGGACGTGCGGGATCGCCCGCTCCGCAGCGCGGGCGACAGCCACGGACGCGCCGATCCCCCGGCCCCGCAGGTGCGGGATCCGGGGGATCGGACGCGCGTCACGCGCGGGCCGGGGAACCGCTCAGGCGAGCCGGACCATCCAGTTGTTGGTGTCCTCGACCCGGCCGTACTGGATGCCGAGGAGCGTCTCGCGGAGCTGCATCGACTTCTCGCCGGGCTCCTCGCTCTGCTCGATCGTGAAGCCCTCGCTCTTGAGCCGGCCGATGGGGGTGATGACGGCCGCGGTGCCGCACGCGAACGCCTCGACGATCTCTCCGGACGCCGCGCCCTCGCGCCATTCGTCGACGGTGATCGGTCGCTCCTCGGGGGTGAGCCCGACCTGCGGAGCGAGCTCGATGAGCGAACGGCGGGTGACACCGTCGAGGATCGAGTCGCCGAGGTTCGGGGTGAGGAGCTTCCCATCCTTCGTCACGAGCATGAGGTTCATGCCGCCGAGCTCCTCGAGGTACTTCCCCTCGGCCGCGTCGGTGAACAGCACCTGCGCGCAGCCGTTCTCCGCGGCCTGGTCGCCGGCGGCGAGCGAGGCGGCGTAGTTGCCGCCGCACTTGGCGAAGCCGGTGCCGCCGTGGCTGGCGCGCTTGAGGTTCGGGGAGAGCCAGATCGACACCGGCTTCACGCCGCCTGGGAAGTAGGCGCCGGCGGGGCTGGCGATGACGTAGTAGTCGACCTCGTGGCTCGAGCGGACCCCGAGGAAGGTCTCCGAGGCGATCATGAACGGGCGCAGGTAGAGGCTGCACTCATCGAGCTCGTTCTTCGGGGTCGGGACCCACGCGGCGTCCTGCTCGACGAGAGCCTTGATGGAGCCGACGAAGGCCTCCTCGTCGATCTGCGGCAGTGCGAGGCGCTCGGCGGAGATGTTGATGCGGGCGGCGTTCTTCTCCGGACGGAAGGTCCAGATCGAGCCGTCGGCGTGCCGGTAGGCCTTGAGCCCCTCGAAGATCTCCTGCCCGTAGTGGAAGACCGCCGCCGCCGGGTCGAGGACGAGCGGGCCGTAGGGCTTGACGCTGCGGGCGTGCCAGCCCTGCTCACGGGTGAAGCGCACATGCGCCATGTGATCGGTGAAGTGGTTGCCGAATCCGGGATCGGCCTTGATCGCCTCGCGGACGCTCTCAGCGGTGGGCTGCGCATTCTTGAGGAGCTGGAAATCGGTCATGGGAACAGGCTTCTCTTCTCTGGGTCGGATCGGTGTTCGGGTGCCGCGCGCTCGAGCACCGGCAGTACGGTGAGCGCCCGGCAGCGTGTCGTGTGCCACACGTTAGTCGACTGCCCACGATACGGACAGTCTGCCGCGGGGTCACCTCTGCGGGAGGCGGGTTCGCGACGGCCTCGGGTCGAGCTCGAGGTGGCGACGGCCGGGCTAGCGGTGCCCTCGGGTCGGGGTCGAGCTCGAGGTGGCGACGGCCGTGGGTCGAGCTCGTGGCGGGTCCGCCGAGGTCGAGCTGCCGGTGGCATCCTCGAGCATCGGGTGCCGGTCGGGACACCTCTCGGGCGGACAGCGACCTCGTCAGGCACGGCCCCGCTGTAGCGGTGCACCACCCGCAATCCGGTTCGATGCCGCCGTTC
This window harbors:
- a CDS encoding MFS transporter, producing the protein MPQTNAPARQAALRADEVVAVLPWKWNTQGAIFLIGGLGFMFDAWDVALNGFLIPLLSDHWDLTLGQAAWIATANLIGMATGAVVWGGMSDRVGRKTAFTLTLLVFSLFTVLGAFAPNILLFCIFRFFAGFGLGGCIPVDYALVGEFTPAKHRGRVLTAMDGWWPIGVTLCAFVSAWLLDFGDWRLIMLVMVLPALLIVFVRIFIPESPMYLISAGQYDKADAILRRLVARTGADITEWHYEGLGPAAAAAGSGASATSSGTPGTTAVEAGVGVRRRGFLGRVSALTGQIAELWRYSVRITFTAWLLFVAVLVLYYAALTWLPKILREQGLGDQAAFIVTGQMTAIGIAGVVLCALLVELTGRKWMLGTTSAIAAVALVGFAIALDSSGAELNAAAKFSILAFGFFIQMAIPALYTYVSELYPTRLRGSGFGWASAASRVATGVAPVVFGSLMWPYLGLTWTFVITGAFVVLAALVMAFATHETTGQELE
- a CDS encoding branched-chain amino acid aminotransferase, which gives rise to MTDFQLLKNAQPTAESVREAIKADPGFGNHFTDHMAHVRFTREQGWHARSVKPYGPLVLDPAAAVFHYGQEIFEGLKAYRHADGSIWTFRPEKNAARINISAERLALPQIDEEAFVGSIKALVEQDAAWVPTPKNELDECSLYLRPFMIASETFLGVRSSHEVDYYVIASPAGAYFPGGVKPVSIWLSPNLKRASHGGTGFAKCGGNYAASLAAGDQAAENGCAQVLFTDAAEGKYLEELGGMNLMLVTKDGKLLTPNLGDSILDGVTRRSLIELAPQVGLTPEERPITVDEWREGAASGEIVEAFACGTAAVITPIGRLKSEGFTIEQSEEPGEKSMQLRETLLGIQYGRVEDTNNWMVRLA